Proteins found in one Leptospira bouyouniensis genomic segment:
- the batA gene encoding VWA domain-containing protein BatA, with product MDQLQRPYLLLLIFPIVAMMLFQWKNNPFGPIFFIKSDRFQKDNSLIGSSIRKTMYSFSELLVYLSMFFLVFAAAGPGSKYNLSPDHTKGVDIMIALDISGSMVNSYDFLPKNRLSVSKDLLREFIKRRIYDRIGIVVFAGAAYLQSPLSSDRFALDELITDTSNEDIEEQGTAIGDALALSTYRLKNSEAKSKIIILLTDGVSNTGKLDPDTAAYTTKSLGVKVYCIGIGKEEGQYEVNYESLQKISTNTNGKFFRAESAEVLGNVLNEIDQLEVVELPSKPLEIHETQFPIFVFFVFLNLFFYFLLKIYPLKEKI from the coding sequence ATGGATCAGCTCCAAAGACCATACTTGTTATTATTAATTTTTCCAATCGTTGCAATGATGCTCTTTCAATGGAAAAATAACCCTTTTGGACCAATTTTTTTCATCAAATCAGATCGATTCCAAAAAGATAATTCACTCATAGGAAGTTCGATTCGAAAAACTATGTATTCGTTCTCTGAGTTACTAGTTTATCTTTCGATGTTTTTTTTAGTTTTCGCGGCAGCAGGACCAGGATCAAAATACAATCTCAGCCCTGATCATACAAAAGGTGTCGATATCATGATCGCCTTAGATATATCTGGATCGATGGTGAACTCATATGATTTTTTGCCTAAAAATCGTTTGTCTGTATCGAAAGATTTACTACGTGAATTTATCAAACGAAGAATATATGATAGAATAGGCATTGTAGTCTTTGCAGGAGCTGCTTATTTACAATCTCCCCTTTCTAGTGACCGATTTGCATTAGATGAATTGATTACCGATACATCAAACGAAGACATTGAAGAACAAGGAACTGCCATAGGTGATGCATTAGCATTGTCTACATATCGTCTCAAGAATTCCGAAGCAAAGTCGAAGATAATCATTTTACTCACTGATGGTGTATCAAACACAGGCAAGTTAGATCCTGATACCGCTGCCTATACAACAAAAAGCTTAGGTGTCAAAGTATATTGTATTGGAATCGGAAAAGAAGAAGGTCAATATGAAGTTAACTATGAATCTTTGCAAAAAATTTCTACAAATACCAATGGGAAATTTTTTAGAGCAGAATCAGCTGAAGTTTTGGGAAATGTTTTAAATGAAATTGACCAGTTGGAAGTGGTAGAATTACCATCCAAACCGCTGGAAATTCATGAAACTCAATTCCCGATCTTTGTATTTTTTGTATTTTTAAACCTTTTCTTCTATTTTCTTCTAAAAATTTATCCCCTAAAAGAGAAAATCTAA
- a CDS encoding BatD family protein codes for MKNFGKTNFLLYYFIISFFSYLYSSEVEFFFHPNEFSLGEIAKLEVKAYGDKPFRTLQTNLKKNGVRVRYVGSGTETQIINFKVSKTQIINFYVDTDSEGNFQLPEIKVEYDNKQYSSPVISFKVSKKTKNNQSGFFNPFSFDLDDSTMEENPEVSFHTNKSIFYKGEPIVGYFVLYYNRYRQPFLERDPNHSISFPFFLSETLRQVTVQIEPEVIRNQIPKKTLVFSKEIYGLTALKSGTFLLGKTKFITGDSLRFNSLQETIDTNPAKVIVLDLPKNAPEHFTGAIGNFKISFIQTSKQVYVGETAYFELVIEGEGGHEGITPMEFSNPNIKFISQSKTKTFQQLESGEYGFFSKVKFLYGYQVTKLSKDILEPYKFSYFSLAEKKYNTLSLPIPEFQILPKRKMATEPKPKKEIQNLQLPFLFLVLLAVSAIIGYIGIKHYKFKIEKQSFVNMMESFGKKRNFFLTEYLEKKGLTAAEALWLSELINQEKVSNFSAIYQGLSKEDKITAFNLSKKIKQ; via the coding sequence ATGAAAAATTTTGGTAAAACTAACTTTCTTCTCTACTACTTCATTATCTCGTTTTTTTCATACCTTTACTCTTCTGAAGTCGAATTTTTTTTTCATCCCAATGAATTTTCTTTAGGTGAAATTGCAAAACTAGAAGTAAAAGCTTATGGAGACAAACCATTCCGAACGTTACAAACAAATCTCAAAAAAAATGGAGTTCGAGTTAGATATGTAGGAAGTGGTACAGAGACACAAATTATCAATTTCAAGGTATCAAAAACACAAATCATCAATTTTTATGTAGACACAGACTCTGAAGGAAATTTCCAATTACCCGAAATCAAAGTGGAATATGATAACAAACAATATTCCTCTCCTGTCATTTCATTTAAAGTAAGTAAAAAAACAAAAAACAATCAGAGTGGATTTTTTAATCCATTCTCATTTGATTTAGACGATTCCACAATGGAGGAAAACCCAGAGGTAAGTTTCCACACAAACAAATCAATTTTTTACAAAGGGGAGCCAATTGTTGGGTATTTCGTTTTGTATTACAACAGATATAGACAACCTTTTTTGGAAAGAGATCCAAACCATTCGATTTCTTTTCCGTTTTTTTTATCTGAGACACTTAGACAAGTTACCGTCCAAATTGAACCTGAAGTGATAAGAAATCAAATCCCAAAAAAAACTTTGGTCTTTTCAAAAGAAATATATGGGTTAACAGCGCTTAAATCAGGTACGTTTTTACTAGGAAAAACCAAATTCATCACTGGTGATAGTCTACGATTTAATTCACTCCAAGAAACGATTGATACAAATCCAGCGAAGGTAATTGTACTCGATCTTCCAAAAAATGCACCTGAACATTTCACTGGTGCGATTGGAAATTTTAAAATATCGTTTATACAAACTTCAAAACAAGTGTATGTGGGAGAAACGGCATACTTTGAATTAGTGATAGAAGGTGAAGGTGGTCATGAAGGCATCACACCCATGGAATTCTCAAATCCAAATATAAAATTCATTTCACAATCAAAAACCAAAACTTTCCAACAACTGGAATCTGGCGAATATGGCTTTTTTTCGAAAGTGAAATTTTTATATGGATACCAAGTCACAAAACTGTCCAAAGACATACTTGAACCTTATAAATTTAGTTATTTTTCATTAGCAGAAAAAAAATACAACACTCTCTCACTACCGATTCCCGAATTTCAAATTTTACCGAAACGAAAGATGGCTACGGAACCAAAACCAAAAAAAGAAATCCAAAACTTACAATTACCATTTTTATTTTTAGTTTTACTTGCAGTTTCTGCGATCATCGGATATATAGGCATTAAACACTATAAATTCAAAATTGAAAAACAATCCTTTGTCAACATGATGGAAAGTTTTGGCAAAAAAAGAAATTTCTTCTTAACTGAGTATTTAGAAAAGAAGGGACTTACTGCGGCAGAAGCATTATGGCTCTCCGAACTAATTAACCAAGAAAAGGTTTCCAATTTCTCCGCTATCTACCAGGGATTATCGAAAGAAGATAAAATCACTGCATTCAATTTATCAAAAAAAATCAAACAATAG
- a CDS encoding LIC20035 family adhesin: MNRKFYILMITTLMIQCSGASIKDGSGDQEFELKLSKGKWIRTERFKNSGGIRAVGEVKAECGGAKCSEDQVAKFAAPKIKSLPKHGIWEEYIQFEQPGSTPENPKFKSSVDQTGEYIDGKKTGIWKKPDPENPQKFIAETPWVDGKKEGVAKTFDKQGNVTSETTYVDDKKNGPYYRKNNKGEWIEKGAFKDNEEDGEWTYHFVGADGNGVKTKVSYANGLKNGLEINYYKDGAIESQGNYSADIRTGLWKMFGNKGNILAEGNYSKKENSENLDIKYERTGIWKEYYPDGKLFGTGPRKHTRTGEWKFYYKNGQVAYHGNMANESMLESAKVYDQTGKILGEGKLFFSLVKIDEELQDLKLNYKPSIPYTYFYPSGKKRMVIRSTEDATEYSEDGKELGKGPVEPQGRKMGCWTINGKTEYYMIDKPMPKMTASQCK; this comes from the coding sequence ATGAATCGAAAATTTTATATTTTAATGATCACCACATTGATGATCCAATGTTCAGGTGCATCAATAAAAGATGGATCCGGCGACCAAGAATTTGAACTGAAACTATCGAAAGGTAAGTGGATTAGAACCGAACGATTCAAAAATTCAGGCGGAATTCGTGCTGTTGGAGAAGTGAAAGCAGAGTGCGGCGGCGCAAAATGTTCGGAAGACCAAGTGGCAAAATTTGCAGCCCCAAAGATCAAATCGTTACCAAAACATGGAATTTGGGAAGAATACATTCAATTCGAACAACCAGGTTCAACTCCAGAAAACCCAAAATTCAAATCTTCAGTAGACCAAACAGGTGAATACATTGATGGGAAAAAAACAGGTATTTGGAAAAAACCTGATCCAGAAAATCCTCAAAAATTTATAGCTGAAACTCCCTGGGTAGATGGAAAAAAAGAAGGCGTTGCAAAAACTTTTGACAAACAAGGAAATGTTACTTCTGAAACAACTTACGTAGATGACAAAAAAAACGGTCCATACTATAGAAAAAATAATAAAGGGGAATGGATTGAGAAGGGTGCCTTCAAAGACAATGAAGAAGATGGCGAATGGACTTATCATTTTGTAGGTGCTGATGGGAATGGAGTCAAAACAAAAGTTTCATATGCAAACGGATTAAAAAATGGTTTAGAAATAAATTACTACAAAGACGGTGCGATTGAATCACAAGGGAATTATTCTGCGGATATAAGAACTGGACTTTGGAAAATGTTTGGGAATAAAGGAAACATTTTAGCGGAAGGCAATTATTCAAAAAAAGAAAATTCAGAGAACTTAGATATAAAATATGAACGAACTGGTATTTGGAAAGAATACTATCCGGATGGAAAACTTTTTGGCACCGGACCTAGAAAACATACAAGAACTGGTGAATGGAAATTCTATTATAAAAATGGACAAGTAGCATACCATGGGAACATGGCAAACGAAAGTATGTTAGAGTCTGCAAAAGTATATGACCAAACAGGAAAAATCTTAGGAGAAGGGAAATTATTTTTCTCACTCGTTAAAATCGATGAAGAACTACAAGACCTCAAACTTAATTACAAACCTAGCATTCCATACACTTATTTTTATCCTTCTGGAAAAAAACGAATGGTGATTCGATCTACAGAGGATGCAACAGAATACTCTGAAGATGGGAAAGAATTGGGTAAAGGTCCTGTCGAACCTCAAGGAAGAAAAATGGGATGTTGGACTATTAACGGTAAAACAGAGTACTACATGATTGATAAACCAATGCCAAAAATGACTGCCTCTCAATGCAAATAG
- a CDS encoding alpha/beta fold hydrolase: protein MLPISIRTKFHSIEGLEWGNPQGIPILCFHGWLDNANSFAPLAKFFPDYRFISIDFPGHGKSSHKPENSIYYFAEYALEIVSIAQSLGLEDFILMAHSMGAAISTLVAGTNLLKIKKLILIEALGPITNVSQSAPDIMAEAIKQVLHPRGKKETYFPNMESAVSIRLRAGDMSEESASILMERGIEKTPRGLRPRRDIRLHFNSFFRYTEEQVISFCERITCPTLLVLGDKSNFPIANAYPQRKSAIKDLSEVILSGGHHLHMDHPEKVAHIIHQFLND from the coding sequence ATGCTGCCGATTTCAATTCGCACCAAATTCCACTCAATCGAGGGATTGGAGTGGGGGAATCCGCAAGGGATTCCGATTTTATGTTTTCATGGATGGTTAGACAACGCCAATAGTTTTGCTCCTCTTGCAAAATTTTTTCCAGACTACCGATTCATTTCGATCGATTTTCCAGGGCATGGTAAGTCGAGCCACAAACCAGAAAATTCAATTTATTATTTTGCTGAATATGCTCTTGAAATTGTTTCCATTGCACAGAGTTTAGGATTGGAAGATTTTATTTTAATGGCTCATTCAATGGGTGCCGCAATATCAACGTTAGTTGCCGGAACAAACTTATTAAAAATTAAAAAATTGATTCTGATAGAAGCTTTGGGGCCAATCACCAATGTTTCACAATCTGCACCCGATATCATGGCAGAGGCAATCAAACAGGTACTTCATCCAAGAGGCAAAAAAGAAACCTATTTCCCAAATATGGAATCTGCAGTTTCAATTCGACTTAGAGCAGGGGATATGAGTGAAGAATCAGCCTCAATACTCATGGAAAGAGGTATAGAAAAAACACCTCGTGGCTTACGACCCAGAAGAGATATAAGATTACACTTTAATTCATTTTTTCGTTACACAGAAGAACAAGTAATTTCTTTTTGTGAAAGAATTACATGCCCAACTTTACTAGTATTAGGTGACAAATCAAACTTCCCAATTGCAAATGCTTACCCACAACGAAAATCTGCAATAAAAGATTTATCAGAAGTTATACTAAGCGGTGGACATCATTTACATATGGATCACCCAGAAAAAGTAGCGCATATCATTCATCAATTTTTAAATGATTAA
- a CDS encoding DUF58 domain-containing protein, protein MLEPELKRLLQVLKWESKKKFVSNRRGLLFTSDRGRGLDFKEVRNYQYGDDIRYIDWNVTSRTGELHTKEFYEEKDATIIIFIDSSNSMDSNKALTAFQLALFLSLFHIKIGNRIFLVSFSDKIISSQKWLKTELEVLSFFESFSKQPKGNQTNYTNAYQYAFKVHPKYAVTYWISDFIDFSESVKKTPLPKIWDQHGIFIKDQVDEIKLPVWMKLFQPISQESIQLRNSISTYEIDLTAAKSFFGNKLIKIDPNQKLHNQILPLFKVNSNV, encoded by the coding sequence ATGCTTGAACCCGAATTGAAAAGGTTACTCCAAGTTTTAAAATGGGAATCAAAAAAGAAATTTGTATCAAACAGAAGAGGTTTACTTTTTACTTCAGATCGGGGGAGAGGGCTTGACTTCAAAGAAGTTAGAAACTATCAATATGGAGATGATATCCGATATATTGACTGGAACGTAACATCGAGAACAGGAGAACTCCATACAAAAGAATTTTATGAAGAAAAAGATGCAACCATCATCATCTTCATTGATTCAAGCAACTCAATGGATTCAAATAAGGCATTAACAGCTTTTCAACTTGCTTTATTTTTATCTTTATTTCATATCAAAATAGGTAATCGAATTTTTTTGGTTAGCTTTTCAGACAAAATTATTTCTTCACAAAAATGGCTAAAAACTGAATTAGAAGTACTTTCCTTTTTTGAATCTTTCAGTAAACAACCAAAAGGTAACCAAACAAATTATACAAATGCATACCAATATGCTTTTAAAGTGCATCCAAAATATGCAGTTACCTATTGGATCAGTGATTTTATCGATTTTTCAGAAAGCGTAAAAAAAACTCCCCTACCAAAAATATGGGACCAACACGGCATCTTTATCAAAGATCAAGTTGATGAAATCAAACTTCCAGTTTGGATGAAATTATTCCAACCAATCTCACAAGAATCCATTCAACTTAGGAACTCCATTTCAACCTATGAAATCGACCTAACTGCAGCAAAATCCTTTTTTGGGAACAAACTGATTAAAATTGATCCAAACCAAAAACTCCACAATCAAATACTACCTTTGTTTAAAGTAAATTCCAATGTATAA
- a CDS encoding LB_053 family protein: MYKLVILFLTLNTFLFASPKETIPKEKIYVGDLIQYDIEWEGSEITDVNLSEGKFYENNTLPSFEIQSIIKEQNKITASIIFFTPGDFFLPTSWKEQGIETHSKLKISVLSNLTGNETEIEDIDPPILFSGPYLFRLIGLILFTCFNLYLIYALYLYWKSKPKIIDAIWEKNPKLLESTKRLHNLEQYLQSETITEKELTFRISEYLKEIYSEKLEENLLGLTDSEFLAVLYDKTHIPDRTIRELRLYFRSLKYDRNTKILSKEDAEKIWKEIKQDFLG; the protein is encoded by the coding sequence ATGTATAAATTAGTTATATTATTCCTTACTTTGAATACTTTTCTTTTTGCCTCCCCTAAAGAAACAATCCCAAAAGAAAAAATTTATGTAGGTGATTTGATCCAGTATGATATAGAATGGGAAGGTAGCGAGATAACTGATGTTAATCTTTCAGAGGGAAAATTTTATGAAAACAATACCCTTCCTTCTTTTGAAATCCAATCAATTATAAAGGAACAAAATAAAATCACTGCCTCAATTATTTTTTTTACTCCTGGTGATTTCTTTTTACCTACCTCTTGGAAAGAACAAGGCATAGAAACCCATTCCAAATTAAAAATCAGTGTTTTATCGAATTTAACAGGGAATGAAACCGAGATTGAAGACATAGATCCACCAATTCTATTTTCTGGACCTTATCTTTTTAGGCTCATCGGTCTGATACTTTTCACTTGTTTCAACTTATATCTCATTTATGCTTTGTATTTGTATTGGAAATCAAAACCAAAAATCATCGATGCAATCTGGGAAAAAAATCCAAAACTATTAGAATCAACCAAACGACTTCACAATTTGGAACAATACTTACAATCAGAAACAATAACAGAGAAGGAACTAACATTCCGCATCAGTGAATATTTAAAAGAGATATATTCAGAAAAATTAGAAGAGAACTTATTGGGACTAACCGATTCAGAGTTTTTGGCAGTTTTATATGATAAAACACACATTCCAGATAGAACCATTCGTGAACTAAGACTCTACTTTCGGAGTTTAAAATATGATAGAAACACAAAAATTCTATCAAAAGAAGACGCAGAAAAAATTTGGAAAGAAATCAAACAGGATTTCTTAGGCTAA
- a CDS encoding PaaI family thioesterase, with protein sequence MNSPIENPSRHGYEIHHDTCFGCGKENPLGLVADFTFHDETGEVNFTYNFKKLYNGAPGFVHGGILSTMLDEAMGGLCFHLGFIVMTDTMSFKFHKATPVETELLIRAWPIKKAKRKVLLECELTSLNGEILYVKGEGAFHILPPRFFSQKLTGGKIAIANELLSVNKLKRAHLFDRIET encoded by the coding sequence ATGAATTCACCGATCGAAAATCCATCTAGGCATGGATACGAAATACACCATGACACATGTTTTGGGTGTGGTAAAGAAAACCCACTAGGGCTGGTAGCAGACTTTACGTTTCACGATGAAACGGGAGAAGTTAATTTCACTTATAATTTCAAAAAATTATATAATGGTGCCCCAGGATTTGTTCATGGTGGAATATTATCAACCATGTTAGACGAAGCAATGGGTGGGCTCTGCTTCCATTTAGGTTTTATCGTAATGACAGATACGATGAGTTTCAAATTCCACAAAGCAACTCCTGTAGAAACTGAACTATTAATTCGGGCATGGCCAATCAAAAAGGCAAAACGCAAAGTATTGTTAGAATGCGAGCTAACTTCATTAAATGGTGAAATTTTATATGTAAAAGGGGAGGGTGCCTTCCATATCCTTCCTCCAAGATTTTTCTCACAAAAATTGACTGGTGGAAAAATAGCGATTGCGAATGAACTATTATCTGTTAATAAATTGAAACGAGCACATCTCTTTGACAGGATAGAAACATGA
- a CDS encoding AAA family ATPase, whose amino-acid sequence MQIDKEQITEISDQIKLIRSELADSISGMDDVIQSLFVALVANGHVLLEGMPGLAKTLLAKNLASIIDAKFSRVQFTPDLLPADLIGTNIFNPKTSSFEIRKGPIFTNVLLADEINRAPAKVQSALLQCMEERQVSIADQTFDLNPPFFVIATQNPIDQEGTYPLPEAQLDRFLFKVNVGYPNFEDEVAILHQHGNVNFEKKIPKKTIKPKEIQKISEISNHVFVDPKLYSYIVHLTRNTRPQSITDVDLKNYLSHGVSPRASLALLKVSRINALLEGRTFVIPEDIQRYFPEIAKHRLHLTIDAISEDINIDTIIKRILSITEVP is encoded by the coding sequence ATGCAAATAGATAAAGAACAAATCACAGAAATCTCCGATCAAATCAAACTCATTCGATCGGAGTTAGCCGATTCGATCTCTGGGATGGATGATGTCATTCAATCTCTTTTCGTAGCACTAGTCGCAAATGGACATGTCCTACTTGAAGGAATGCCTGGTCTTGCAAAAACATTACTCGCAAAAAATTTAGCCTCAATCATCGATGCTAAATTTTCAAGAGTACAATTTACACCAGATCTATTACCTGCTGATTTAATCGGGACAAATATTTTTAATCCAAAAACATCTTCCTTCGAAATCCGAAAGGGGCCCATTTTCACAAATGTATTGTTAGCTGACGAAATCAACAGAGCACCCGCAAAAGTCCAATCAGCTCTTTTGCAATGTATGGAAGAAAGACAGGTTTCGATTGCGGACCAAACATTTGACCTAAATCCTCCATTTTTTGTCATTGCTACCCAAAACCCAATCGACCAAGAAGGCACATACCCTCTACCGGAAGCTCAATTAGATCGATTTCTTTTTAAAGTAAATGTTGGATATCCTAATTTCGAAGACGAAGTTGCCATCTTACACCAACATGGAAATGTAAATTTCGAAAAAAAAATTCCTAAAAAAACAATAAAACCAAAAGAAATTCAAAAGATTTCCGAAATTTCGAATCATGTTTTTGTGGATCCAAAACTATATTCATATATTGTTCACTTAACGAGAAATACTCGCCCTCAATCAATTACCGACGTAGATTTGAAAAATTATTTATCACATGGTGTTAGCCCAAGAGCAAGCCTTGCATTATTAAAGGTCAGCCGCATTAATGCATTGTTAGAGGGGAGAACATTTGTGATTCCGGAAGATATCCAAAGATATTTTCCAGAGATTGCCAAACATAGATTACACCTGACAATCGATGCAATAAGTGAAGATATTAACATCGATACTATTATTAAAAGGATTCTATCAATAACGGAAGTTCCATAA
- a CDS encoding NAD(P)/FAD-dependent oxidoreductase — MAQNKKKVVIIGAGFGGLQVIKSLANNKNFEVIVIDKKNHHLFQPLLYQVATAVLSPADIAIPTRSITTKYKNVKILFGEVTNINFKNKEVTFQNNTEAYDYLIIATGAKTSYFGNPQWQEKTLGLKNLKDALAIRRQILLSFEQAELIGDYETSKSLMHYVIIGGGPTGVELAGSIAELSHNIIRKDFRNIDSGMTKVTLIEAGPKLLNAFSESSSSFTKKKLESRGVEVLTNSPVLDITDSGVVLKDRTIESKTIIWAAGVEGSDLAKKTPINKDKANRIIVDEFCRSIDHKDVFVIGDAANFSNGLEKPLPGVSPVAMQQGRYVAKLIKSIEKNHKVLPFQYFDKGNMATIGRTDAVAEFGAIRLKGIVGWFGWLFVHLVYQVGFKNKMSTLISWVWSYLTFRAGSRLIQEEVNDLSIGS, encoded by the coding sequence ATGGCTCAAAATAAAAAAAAAGTAGTGATCATAGGTGCTGGCTTTGGTGGATTACAAGTAATTAAATCACTCGCAAACAATAAAAACTTTGAAGTAATAGTAATTGATAAAAAAAATCATCATCTATTTCAGCCATTATTATACCAAGTTGCTACTGCCGTTTTGTCTCCAGCTGATATTGCGATTCCAACTAGGTCAATTACTACAAAATATAAAAATGTTAAAATTTTATTCGGAGAAGTAACGAATATAAATTTCAAAAACAAAGAAGTAACATTTCAGAACAATACAGAGGCGTATGATTACCTAATCATAGCTACTGGAGCAAAAACTAGTTACTTCGGGAATCCGCAATGGCAAGAGAAAACACTAGGACTAAAAAATCTTAAAGATGCACTCGCAATTAGAAGACAAATTTTATTATCATTTGAACAAGCAGAGTTAATTGGTGATTATGAAACATCAAAGAGTTTAATGCATTACGTAATTATAGGTGGCGGTCCTACTGGAGTCGAACTTGCCGGATCGATTGCTGAATTGTCTCATAATATCATAAGAAAAGATTTCCGAAATATAGATTCAGGAATGACGAAGGTTACATTAATTGAAGCAGGACCAAAACTCCTAAATGCTTTCAGTGAATCGTCTAGTTCATTTACTAAAAAAAAGTTAGAAAGTAGGGGAGTGGAGGTTTTAACAAATTCACCAGTCCTAGATATAACCGATTCGGGAGTTGTCTTAAAAGACAGAACTATCGAATCAAAAACAATTATTTGGGCGGCTGGAGTTGAAGGTTCCGATTTAGCCAAAAAAACACCAATTAACAAAGATAAGGCGAATAGGATCATTGTTGATGAATTCTGTCGCTCAATAGACCATAAAGACGTATTCGTAATTGGTGACGCTGCTAATTTTAGTAATGGATTAGAAAAGCCATTACCAGGTGTTTCGCCAGTAGCGATGCAACAAGGACGATATGTAGCAAAACTTATCAAATCCATTGAAAAAAATCATAAAGTGTTACCTTTCCAATATTTTGATAAAGGAAATATGGCGACAATTGGAAGAACTGATGCTGTTGCTGAATTTGGTGCAATTCGATTAAAAGGAATCGTAGGATGGTTTGGTTGGCTATTTGTTCACTTAGTGTATCAAGTTGGATTTAAGAATAAAATGAGCACACTCATTAGTTGGGTATGGAGTTACTTAACGTTTAGAGCTGGATCAAGATTGATCCAAGAAGAAGTAAACGATCTTTCAATTGGATCTTAA
- the batB gene encoding VWA domain-containing protein BatB: protein MEPNTVLYFGTFTISLGILVSAIKLFINYKAIKFSKRNPGFITKLTTSNQLLLLIRTIAIIVALLLVLTSLYKTKSIDIETTKEFESTDILFVVDVSLSMNAIDVRPNRLKRFQDLTLRLLPELKGNRIGIIVFAGQSFSFCPMTSDITAVSDYIQSLGVEMVGTKGTNLAVALERVEKIRKKNQNLQSNITVIVSDGEDHEKQTLPELQGEVMVWGLGTVEGGPIEFRDPSTGKGGFVTYDSNLADSPYSDNLIITKLNEELLESIATKYNGNYHNISFYADGAYSLVERIDTMKKNKMQRLEKFKQEDGAHPFLLLSLLFLAIERILSYQLQKSSPIKVLFVLFCFFSYNHYLEAWELDPGGNAIERGNKFYQQENFKESQKEFSEAKEYIKDDPRLMYNESANEYKLGRLKESKELSEKILTHPKSNAELKSKANLTLGNIYTKLGQKENALKSYVESLKHNPNQTAAKKNIEHLTKKQNSNQNQTNNRDQKSDEHQNQKPSEQNKEKNQNSKQNQTDIDRIMEPFSQDSILKNKRGGSIDNEKFW, encoded by the coding sequence ATGGAACCAAATACAGTTCTTTACTTTGGAACATTCACAATTTCATTAGGCATCCTTGTCTCTGCGATCAAACTTTTTATAAACTACAAAGCTATCAAATTCAGCAAACGTAACCCAGGTTTTATAACTAAGTTAACTACTTCCAACCAACTTCTTTTATTGATCCGTACAATAGCAATTATCGTAGCCTTATTGTTGGTACTTACTTCTTTATATAAAACAAAATCTATCGATATTGAAACTACAAAAGAATTTGAGTCTACCGATATATTATTCGTTGTCGATGTCAGTTTATCGATGAATGCAATCGATGTAAGGCCAAATCGACTCAAAAGATTTCAAGATTTAACTTTACGACTTCTTCCTGAACTAAAAGGAAATAGAATCGGAATTATAGTATTTGCAGGCCAATCGTTTTCATTTTGCCCAATGACATCTGACATTACAGCAGTTTCTGATTACATTCAATCGTTAGGTGTTGAAATGGTAGGCACCAAAGGCACTAACTTGGCAGTCGCACTAGAACGAGTTGAAAAAATTCGAAAAAAAAATCAAAACCTCCAATCAAATATTACTGTGATTGTATCGGATGGGGAAGACCATGAAAAACAAACACTTCCAGAATTGCAAGGTGAAGTGATGGTATGGGGGCTTGGTACCGTTGAAGGGGGCCCGATTGAGTTTCGAGATCCGAGTACTGGAAAAGGCGGATTCGTTACATACGACTCAAATTTAGCTGATTCACCATACAGCGATAATTTGATCATAACGAAACTTAACGAAGAATTACTTGAATCGATCGCAACAAAATACAACGGTAACTATCATAATATATCTTTTTACGCTGATGGTGCCTATAGTCTTGTCGAAAGAATCGACACCATGAAAAAAAACAAAATGCAAAGATTGGAAAAATTTAAACAAGAAGATGGTGCACATCCATTTCTTTTATTATCTCTTTTATTTTTAGCGATAGAAAGAATTCTATCATATCAATTACAAAAAAGTTCCCCTATAAAGGTATTATTTGTTTTATTTTGTTTTTTTAGTTACAATCACTATTTGGAAGCTTGGGAATTAGATCCAGGTGGAAACGCAATTGAAAGGGGAAACAAATTCTACCAACAGGAAAATTTTAAAGAAAGCCAAAAAGAATTCTCTGAGGCAAAGGAATATATAAAAGATGATCCAAGGTTAATGTACAATGAATCAGCAAATGAATACAAACTTGGGAGACTTAAAGAATCAAAAGAACTATCTGAAAAAATTCTTACCCATCCCAAATCAAATGCGGAATTAAAATCCAAAGCAAATCTCACCTTAGGTAATATATATACCAAATTGGGCCAAAAAGAGAATGCTTTAAAATCTTATGTTGAAAGTCTAAAACACAATCCAAACCAAACAGCCGCTAAAAAAAATATCGAACATCTAACAAAAAAACAAAACTCAAACCAAAACCAAACAAACAACCGAGATCAAAAGAGCGACGAACATCAAAACCAAAAACCGTCAGAACAAAATAAAGAGAAAAATCAAAATTCTAAACAAAATCAAACTGACATTGATAGAATCATGGAACCTTTTTCACAGGATTCGATCCTTAAAAATAAAAGAGGAGGCTCTATAGATAATGAAAAATTTTGGTAA